The Paenarthrobacter aurescens region TGTGCTGGCCCTGTGCCACTGCCAGGCCGTATCCCGGAACGATGATCACCCGCTGCGCATAACCAAGCAACACTGCCACGTCCTCCGGACTGGAGGACCTCACGGGCCGCTCACTTACTGCAGTTGAGCCCGCGGTGGATCCACCTTTGAAGGCCCCGAACATGATGCCCGCAACACTGCGTCCCATCGCGGCAGCCATGGCGCGGGTCAGGATGGTGCCCGAAGCCCCCACCAGCGTGCCCGCCACCACCAGAAGAACGTTGCCCAGCACCAGACCCGATGCCGCGACCGCCAAGCCGGTGAAGGCATTCAAAAGGGAAATGACAATCGGCACGTCCGCGCCTCCCACCGGGAGCACCAACAGGATTCCGGCAACCAGCCCCAACAGCAGCAGAACCTGTGCCAAGGCCAACCAACCGCTCAGGATCACCACAATCCCGGCTCCGACCGCGGCCAGCAACACCACTGCCATCAGGGCGGGCAGGCCCGGGAACGTGACGGGCCTGGTGGTCATGAGCCCCTGCAGTTTGGCGAAGGTGACCCCGGACCCGGCAAAGGACACAGCGCCCACCAGCAACGTAAAGACAATCGCCAGGCGGACCCACGGATCAGCCGTGTGGGAGAGTTCCAGCAACGCCACCAAGGCCGCCGCGCCACCGCCCACACCGTTGAAGAGTGCCACGAGCTGCGGCATCTGCGTCATCTGCACTCGGCGGGCAACCGGCGCGGCGATGCCCGAACCCACAGCAATTGCCCCAAGAATCCACGGAATGTTGTCCAGCTTGACCGAAACAAATACCGTCACCACAGCCAGCAGTGCACCAAATGCCCCGATCAGGTTGCCGCGCCGGGCAGTCCGCGGTGAATTCAGGCCTTTCAGCGCAAGGATGAAGCAGGCCGCCGCGGCAAGGTAGAGAAGCGCCGTCCATGTGGGGTTCAGAAGCGTCATGGCCTGCGCTCCTTCTCCGCCGGCTCTACGGAGCCGGCCCCACCAAGAACACCGGGACTTCCTGGGTCTCCGGCACTTATGTCCGGACCGCGGCCATGACCGCCTACGCCT contains the following coding sequences:
- a CDS encoding NAD(P)(+) transhydrogenase (Re/Si-specific) subunit beta → MTLLNPTWTALLYLAAAACFILALKGLNSPRTARRGNLIGAFGALLAVVTVFVSVKLDNIPWILGAIAVGSGIAAPVARRVQMTQMPQLVALFNGVGGGAAALVALLELSHTADPWVRLAIVFTLLVGAVSFAGSGVTFAKLQGLMTTRPVTFPGLPALMAVVLLAAVGAGIVVILSGWLALAQVLLLLGLVAGILLVLPVGGADVPIVISLLNAFTGLAVAASGLVLGNVLLVVAGTLVGASGTILTRAMAAAMGRSVAGIMFGAFKGGSTAGSTAVSERPVRSSSPEDVAVLLGYAQRVIIVPGYGLAVAQGQHTAAELALALEARGIEVDFAIHPVAGRMPGHMNVLLAEASVPYESLKEMSEINSEFKTTDVALVVGANDVVNPAAKTTSGSPIYGMPILEVADSRQVVFLKRSMRPGFAGIENELLYEPQTTLLFGDAKDSLTKVLGAVKAL